A segment of the Catenuloplanes nepalensis genome:
GCGCACCGAGCCGGCGTGGGCCGTCGCCGACGCTGAACACGCCGTAACTCACCGGGCCCAGCTCCACGGGTAGGACGGGTCCTCGCAGGCGATGCCGCCCTCGCCCAGCTCCAGCGGCCGGAACGTGTCGACCATGACGGCCAGCTCGTCGACCTCGGTCACGCCGATCGAGCGCTCGTAGGCGCCGGGCTGCGGGCCGTGCGGGTGCCCGCCCGGGTGCAGCGAGATCGAGCCCTGGCCGATGCCGGAGCCCTTGCGCGCCTCGTAATTCCCGCCGCAGTAGAACATGACCTCGTCGCTGTCCACGTTGGAGTGGTAGTACGGCACCGGGATCGCCAGCGGGTGGTAGTCGACCTTGCGGGGCACGAAGTTGCAGATGACGAAGCCGGCGCCCTCGAAGACCTGGTGCACCGGCGGCGGCTGGTGCACGCGCCCGGTGATCGGTTCGAAATCATGGACGCTGAACGTGTACGGATAGAGGCAGCCGTCCCAGCCGGCCACGTCGAACGGGTGCCGGGGGTAGACGTAGCGGGTGCCGGTCACGCCGGTGCTGCCGCGGTGCTTGACCAGCACCGGGACGTCCGTGCCGTCGGCGGTCAGCGGCGCGTCCGGCCCGTGCAGGTCCCGCTCGCAGAACGGCGCGTGCTCCAGGAACTGGCCGTAGCGGGAGAGGTACCGCTTGGCCGGCGCGATGTGGCTGTTCGCCTCGATGACGTAGGCCCGCAGCGGGCCCTGCTCGGGGATCCACCGGTGTGTGGTGGCGCGCGGCAGGATCACGTAGTCGCCGGCCGTCGCCCGCAGCGCGCCGAACACCGTCTCGACCGTGGCCGACCCGGACTCGACGTAGACGCACTCGTCGCCGATCGCGTTGCGGTAGAGCGGCGACGGCGTGTTCGCCACCGCGTAGGAGATGCGCAGGTCGCCGTTGCCGAGGATCAGCCGCCGGCCGGTGACGACGTCGGCGTCCTCCAGCTGCTTGAACAGCTCGTGCAGCCGCAGATGCCGGGGAAGTAGTGGATGGTTGGCCGTGGTGCCGAGGCCGGGCGGCTCCCACGGCGACGCGTCCACGATCGCGGTGGGAATCTCGCGGTGGTAGAGCAGCGACGAGTCGGAGGAGAAGCCCTCCTCGCCCATCAGCTCCTCGTAGTAGAGGCCGCCGTCCGGGCGCCGGTGCTGTGTGTGCCGTTTCGGTGGAACCTCGCCGACGGAACGATAGAACGCCATTGTCCCCACCTCCGACCTATCTCTATCAGATCTAGGACCGATAGTCGCGGCCTGCCTTAAGCATCGTTAAACGTGGATGTCTTGATCAGGGGCTGACCTCACGGGGGAGGCCCCTCATGGGCCGGTCACGCACGGCGCTGTCCAGCGCCTCCGCGGACACGCCATGGCGTTCGCCGCGATCGTGCTGGCGCTGACCAGCGTGATGCTCTTCTACTCGATCGTGCTGATCGAGCGCCTCACGCTGCCCTGGGCCCGCGACATCAGCAGCTGACCCCCATGACCGAGGCGCGCCGGAACAGCATGGCGCTCATCAGGGCGCCGGCGCGGCCAGGTCCAGGGCGGCGCGGGCGGCGTTGCCGTCCCAGCGGGTGGGGAACGCGTCGAGCAGCCGCCAGCCCGCGCGCCGCAGCGTGCGCTGCCGTTCGATGTGCGCGGCCGGGCCGTCCGGGTGCACCCGGCAGATCAGGCCGGTCTCACCCGCGCACAGGTCCACGCTCCACCGGCCGGCCGGGTAGTCCGCGCGCACCGGCACGCCGGACTCGGCCAGCTCACGGCCGAGCCGGGCGGCCCAGCCCTTCGCCGCGTCCGGCGGCGCGTGCGCCGGGCGGGGCGGCTCCGCGGCGTACCGCAGGAAGTCGCCGAGCAGTCCGGCCGGCCGCTCCTGCGCGGTCAGCACGATCAGGCGGCGGCGGGCCCGGGTGATCAGCACGTTGAACAGGTTCGGGTCCGCGGCGAACCGGTGCCGGGACGCCGGATCCGCGTCGGAGAGCCCGAGCGACGCGACCACCACGTCCGCCTCCGCGCCCTGGAACGCGTGCACCGTGCCGACCCGCAGCCCCATCGCCTCGATCTCGTCCACGCCGAACGCGGTCAGCAGCGCGGCCTCCAGCGCGTCCGCGTGCGCGCGGAACGGCGTGATCACCCCGACGCTGGTCTCGCCGGAGAGCGCGCGGACCTCCGCGACCACGGCCTCGACCTCGCTCTCCGGCGTGACCCGGCGAACCTCGACCGCGTCCGTGCCCTCGGTGCGCGGATGGCGGGTGACCAGCGCGATCCGGTCGTCGTAGAAGCGCCGCGCGGAGAACTCGATCAGGTGCGGCACCGACCGGTAGTGCTCGTCCAGCACGGTCACCGCGGTCGCGCCGGCGGCCAGGTCGAACGCGCTGATCCGGCGGAGGTCCAGGCGGTCCGCGTATCCCCCGAGGCCGTGGGCCGCGAGCGTCACGGCCACGTCCGCGTCGCCGACGAAGGAGACGAAGCGCAGCTGGCGCGGGTCGCCGACGACCAGCGCGGCGCGGGCGCGGGCCAGCACCGGCGCGGCCCGGAGCTGGTCGATGTGCGCGGCCTCGTCCAGGATGACCAGATCGAACAGCGCCGGTACGGCCGGCAGCAGATCCTCCGCGTCCGTGACCGTGCCGACCCACAGCGGCAGCGCCCGGACCAGCGCCTTCGCGTCCAGCGCGGCCAGGGCCTCGCGGCGCCGGGCCCGTCCGGCCCGCAGCGCGGCGGCCAGTGCGGACGCGCTCCGGCGGGCGGCGGCGTCCCAGCGGGCCGCGCTGGTCGCGTCGTGGCGCATCCGGGTGCCGGTCGCGGCCGCGAGCGCGTCGTCCGCACGGGCCAGCGCGTCCCACCGCGCGGCCAGGTCGGTGCCGCCGGTCGCGGCCAGCTCGGCCGCGGCGCGCACGCTCGCGGCGGCCTCCAGTGCCGTACCCACGCGGTCCTCGGTCTTGAAGATCTTGTGCAGTGCCGCCGCGGCCCGGCGGCGCCGCCAGGTCCGCCACCAGCCGTGCGCCTCCGCGGTCGCCCGGTCGTGCAGCCGGCCGGCCTTATCAAGATCAAAATCAGGGGCGAAGGCCGCGGGTACGGCGGTGCGCAGCGCCGGGAGCTGCGGCAGCCACTCCTCCAGCCGCTCGGCCAGCGCCTCCCGGGACAGCGCCGCGGCGATCTCCCACTCGGTGCGCGCCACGGTCTCGGCCGCGTCGGCGGCCCGGCGCGCGTCCTCGGCCAGACGGCCGGGCGGAACGCCCTCACCGAGACCGGCCGTGAGCCTCGTGGCGATCTCCTCGCGCCGCTCCGCGTCGCCGAACAGCACCGGGACCGGGCCGGGATAGCGGTCCAGCAGGCCGCCCAGCACCTCGGCCGCGTGCCGGGACTGCGTGGCGATCAGGACCGAGCCGCCCCGGTCCACGGTGTCCAGCGCGGCCGCGACGACCGCGTGCGACTTGCCGTTGCCCGGCGGCCCGGAGACGACGACCACCCGCTCCCGGCGGCTGCGCGCGACCACGGTCCGCTGCGCCGCGTTCAGCGGAAGTGGCGAGAGGACGCGGTCGGTCTCGCCGTCCGGCCCGCCGTTCGTTCCGCCGTCTGGTCCGCCGTCCGTTCCGTCGTAGACGGCGGCGAGCGCGGTGTGCTCCAGTCCGGTCCGGTTCGACCAGGTGAGCAGCGTGTCCCGGGGGCCGGTCGAGGCCACGTCCCGGGCGACGTAGAGCGCGGCCACCGCGTACGCCACCAGGTGCGCCGCGGGCGCCTTCTGCACCGGCGGCTCCAGCACGTCCCGCACCGGCAGGTCGGCCGCCCAGGCCAGCGACGAGATCCACGCCTTGGTGCCGGGCGCGGTCAGCCACCCCGGCCCGCCCAGCCCGGACGCCTCCTCGAACCGCGCCGCCAGCGCCCGGTCCGCCAGCAGCGGCGTGATCTCCAGATCCCCGGCCGGCAGCAGCCGCCCGCGCAGCCCTCGCTCGACCCGCACCGGCTGCGACACCAGCGGCACCCGCACCCGCCGCCGCACCCCGCCGACCTCCAGGCTGCCCAGCACCCAGGCCAGCCCGAGCCGCAGCACCCGCTCCTCCCGGTGCAGCGCGTCCAGCCCCGCGAACCGCTCCCCGGCCCGCCCCCGTGGCGCCCGCTCCGGCTCCTCCAGCCAGGCGAACGGCTGCCCCGGCCGGGTCACGTCCAGCACCAGCTCAGCCCTGGCCGGCGCCAGCCCGGCGAGCGCCACAAGGATCTTCCGCGGGTCCATCGCGCGCCACTCTATGCGCTGCTCCCCAGCCGCCGTCCCGCATGCCCGGGACAGCGGCGCCCGCTTCGCCGGATCACGGAAGAAGAACTTCTGCAGTCGCGGAAACGAGACGCTGCGGATGGGGAATCCATAGAGGTTATCGGTACCCACACCAGCAGCTCAGCGGGCAATTCCGGTGGCTGCGATCCGGTGCCTGGAATGTGGTGCCCGATCGGCCGAGATTCGGTGCTGCGCGGCCGTCCTCAGCACGCGATGGCCGCGGGTCTGGTCAGGGAGCGACACGCCACAGGGCGTCCAGCGGCACGGCCCGGATCTTGTCGCCGAACGGGAGCGTCTGCTGGCCGGTGTAGAGCACGTAGCCCGCGATGAATTGGTCACCCACCGTGTCGGCGAGCAGGCGGAGGCCGCGCAGATCCTCGGTGCGAACGTTCGCGCCGGCCTTCACCTCGATGCCGACGACGCGGCCGTCCGGTGTCTCCAGCACCGCGTCGACCTCGACCCCGTCCTTGGTGCGAAAGTGACTCAGTCGTGCCCGCTGATCGCTCCAGGTGAGCTGGCGGGCCAGCTCCATGAGGACCAAGTTCTCGATGATCGGTCCGGCCGCGCCGCCCGGGTCGTTGAGGCGGGCGAGGTCTTGGCCGATCAGGTGGCATGCGACGCCGGTGTCGACGAACGCAAGTTTCCGTGTGCCGACCGCACGCTGGGTGATATTCGACGACCAGGCCGGAACGCTTTTGATCAAGAACACCGAGGCCAGCAGTTCGAGATAGCGGGTCAGCGTGGTGCGCGGGATACCGGACTGGCCGGCCAGCGTGCCGGGCACGAGGAGGTTGCCGACCCGGCCGGCCAGGAGTGAGAGGAGCCGGAACATCTCGCCGCGCCGTTCAATGCTCGCCAGCTCGAGAACGTCCCGTTCGATCAACGTGGCCAGGTACGAGTCGAAGAAGGCCGCCCTGCGGCGGTCCGTCCGACGGATGGCCTCGGGAAAACCGCCGACGACCGCCCGCGCCAGGTAGTCCTTCCGGCGCCACTCCGACGTGTGATCAATCTGTGAGCCGTGGGCGAACGCAGCATCGATGAACCGATCCGGGCCACCACTTATTTCGCCCTGGGACAGCGGCCACAACTCGATGATCTCCATGCGACCGGGAAGGGCATCCGGCAGCGACCGTAGTGCCAGCACTCGGGACGATCCGGTCAGAATGAACTGTCCTGGACGAGTGTTGAGGTCGACCTTGAGCTTGATGGGCCTCAACAGGTCAGGTGCCAGCTGCACCTCGTCGATCACCATCAGCCCGTCGTGATCGACGAAAGACGTCGGGTCATCCTGCGCGGCGAGCAAGGTCACCGGGTCGTCGAGCAGTCGCATGATCGTCGCGGGATTCTGTGCCGTCGCCAGCCGAGCAAGGGTGCTCTTGCCGGACTGTCGCGCGCCGTTGACAAGAATCACCCGGGTGTCGGCAAGAGCATCGTTCACCAGGGCTTGAGCGTGGCGGGGGATGAGGTCGGGCATGTAGTCATTATGCGTCATAGCCAAGATCAACGGTCACTTGGCCGTAGGCTGAGTGGACACTTGGCCGCGGGTTGAGTGGGCATCTGGCCGAAGGTCCCGTGGACACTTGGCCGCGGGTATCGTGGGCATCTGGCCGAAGGTCTCGTGGACACTTGGCCGCGGGTATCGTGGGCATCTGGTCGTCTTCTCGGTGGTTATCTGGTCGAAATGTGAGGCCATCGCGCGGGAAGGCCGGTGGCCGGGGCGGCAACCCCGGCCACTGGATATCGGTGTGGCGGGTCAGGGGAGGGCCTTGGGCTCTCCGTAGAGGAAGTCGTCCATGACGACCAGGTCGGTGCTGGACGTGTCGTTGGTCCAGGCGCCGAGGGCGGCGTTGCCGGTGGTGATGCGGACCTCGGCGATGTCCGCGTCGGTCGTGACGCCGAGGAACGACAGGCTCTTGGACGACGCGGTGCCGGCCGGCACCCACTCGCCCCAGAGCAGGCCGCCCCAGCGGTCGTAGACGTCGACGCGCGTGGTGTTCGCCTTGTCGACGTCGGTGAAGACGGCGCCGAAGCCCTTGACGGCCGCGGGCTCGGTGCTGCCGGGCACGAAGAACTTGATCGTGGTCTTGTTCGTGTTGACCGGCGTGAACAGCCGCTCCGGGCTGAACGTGCCGAAGATCGACGGGTACGTCGAGTTGATGTTGCCGAACCGGACCGGCGCCGCGGACGGGTTGGAGCTGTCCGCGCTGACCTGGAACGTCGAGGCGCCGGAGAAGACCACGCCGCGCGGCGCGGTGGTGTTGAAGAAGTCCCGCGGCAGTGCGTTCGGAGCCGACTGCGCGTCCGGCGTGCCGTCCCAGTTGATCTCCCGGCGGCCGGCCGGCTGGGTGCCGAGCAGGCTCCCGTTGTTCGGGTCGCCGAGCAGCAGCCGGTACGCGGCGACCGTGCCCTGCAGGCCGGCGGCGTTCGAGGCCGCGCCCTGGATCTTCGTGAACGACGCCGGTGCGGCGGAGGCCGGGCCGGCCACCGGCAGCAGGGCCGCGGTGACGGCACCGGCGGTTACCGCGATGACGGCGAGACGCCTGAGCATCTGTTTCCCCTTCGGAGGAGTTCGGAACTGACCTCACGACAGTGGCGGCCGGGTGCGGGGGGAGACGCGGGGTGGCGCGGGGGGAAGCGCGGAAATACCGGGTCATCGCGGAGCCGACAATCCGCTTGACCGTGACGGCCATGGATCGAATGCTTGCCAGGTCATGACCGCGCCCCCGCTCACCCGATTCATCGGCCGCCGCCGCGACGTCACCGAGATCCGTCGCCTGCTCGGCGAGTCACGCCTGCTCAGCCTCGTCGGACCCGGCGGCAGCGGTAAGACGCGGCTGGCCCGGGAGATCTGCACCGGGCCGGACACGGCCTGGGTGATGCTGGCCGAGGTGGAGGCGGCCCAGGCCGGCCCCGCGGTGCTCGATGCCCTCGGGGTCGCCGAGGTGCCGGGGCGCTCGCTCGCCGACCTGATCGGCCACCGGTCGCTGCTGCTGGTGCTGGACAACTGCGAGCACCTGGTCGAGGCGGTCGCCGAACTGGCCGTCCGGCTGCTGCGCGACTGCCCCGGCCTGTCCGTCCTGACCACCACGCGGGAGCCGCTGGCCGTGGCGGGCGAACACGTCTGGTGGGTCGACGGGCTGCCCGGCGCGGAGTCGATGCAGCTGTTCGCGGACCGGGCGCGGCGCGTCGCACCCGGCTTCACGGTCGGCGACGGCAACGCGGACGCGGTGGCCCGGCTCTGCCGCCGCCTGGACGGCATGCCGCTCGCACTCGAGCTCGCGGCCGCCCGCGTCCGCATGCTGCCACCGCAGCGCATCCTGGACCGCCTCGACGACGCGTTCGGGCTGCTGGTGACCGCGGACCGGGACGTGCCCGCGCGGCACGCCACGCTGCGCGCCGCGCTCGACTGGAGCTACGACCTGCTGCCACCGCCGGAACGGGACCTCTTCGCCCGGCTCGCGGTCTTCCGTGGCGGCTTCACGCTGGACGCGGCCGAGGCGGTCGGCGGCCCGGACGCGCTGCCGCTGCTCGCCCGGCTCGTCGACAAGTCGCTGGTCCAGGCGCAGGCGGACGGCGACACCGAGCGGTACCGGCTGCTCGACGTGGTCCGGCAGTACGCTTCGTCGCTCGGCCCCGCGGGCCCGGCCGAG
Coding sequences within it:
- a CDS encoding homogentisate 1,2-dioxygenase; translation: MAFYRSVGEVPPKRHTQHRRPDGGLYYEELMGEEGFSSDSSLLYHREIPTAIVDASPWEPPGLGTTANHPLLPRHLRLHELFKQLEDADVVTGRRLILGNGDLRISYAVANTPSPLYRNAIGDECVYVESGSATVETVFGALRATAGDYVILPRATTHRWIPEQGPLRAYVIEANSHIAPAKRYLSRYGQFLEHAPFCERDLHGPDAPLTADGTDVPVLVKHRGSTGVTGTRYVYPRHPFDVAGWDGCLYPYTFSVHDFEPITGRVHQPPPVHQVFEGAGFVICNFVPRKVDYHPLAIPVPYYHSNVDSDEVMFYCGGNYEARKGSGIGQGSISLHPGGHPHGPQPGAYERSIGVTEVDELAVMVDTFRPLELGEGGIACEDPSYPWSWAR
- a CDS encoding DEAD/DEAH box helicase, whose product is MDPRKILVALAGLAPARAELVLDVTRPGQPFAWLEEPERAPRGRAGERFAGLDALHREERVLRLGLAWVLGSLEVGGVRRRVRVPLVSQPVRVERGLRGRLLPAGDLEITPLLADRALAARFEEASGLGGPGWLTAPGTKAWISSLAWAADLPVRDVLEPPVQKAPAAHLVAYAVAALYVARDVASTGPRDTLLTWSNRTGLEHTALAAVYDGTDGGPDGGTNGGPDGETDRVLSPLPLNAAQRTVVARSRRERVVVVSGPPGNGKSHAVVAAALDTVDRGGSVLIATQSRHAAEVLGGLLDRYPGPVPVLFGDAERREEIATRLTAGLGEGVPPGRLAEDARRAADAAETVARTEWEIAAALSREALAERLEEWLPQLPALRTAVPAAFAPDFDLDKAGRLHDRATAEAHGWWRTWRRRRAAAALHKIFKTEDRVGTALEAAASVRAAAELAATGGTDLAARWDALARADDALAAATGTRMRHDATSAARWDAAARRSASALAAALRAGRARRREALAALDAKALVRALPLWVGTVTDAEDLLPAVPALFDLVILDEAAHIDQLRAAPVLARARAALVVGDPRQLRFVSFVGDADVAVTLAAHGLGGYADRLDLRRISAFDLAAGATAVTVLDEHYRSVPHLIEFSARRFYDDRIALVTRHPRTEGTDAVEVRRVTPESEVEAVVAEVRALSGETSVGVITPFRAHADALEAALLTAFGVDEIEAMGLRVGTVHAFQGAEADVVVASLGLSDADPASRHRFAADPNLFNVLITRARRRLIVLTAQERPAGLLGDFLRYAAEPPRPAHAPPDAAKGWAARLGRELAESGVPVRADYPAGRWSVDLCAGETGLICRVHPDGPAAHIERQRTLRRAGWRLLDAFPTRWDGNAARAALDLAAPAP
- a CDS encoding ATP-binding protein is translated as MPDLIPRHAQALVNDALADTRVILVNGARQSGKSTLARLATAQNPATIMRLLDDPVTLLAAQDDPTSFVDHDGLMVIDEVQLAPDLLRPIKLKVDLNTRPGQFILTGSSRVLALRSLPDALPGRMEIIELWPLSQGEISGGPDRFIDAAFAHGSQIDHTSEWRRKDYLARAVVGGFPEAIRRTDRRRAAFFDSYLATLIERDVLELASIERRGEMFRLLSLLAGRVGNLLVPGTLAGQSGIPRTTLTRYLELLASVFLIKSVPAWSSNITQRAVGTRKLAFVDTGVACHLIGQDLARLNDPGGAAGPIIENLVLMELARQLTWSDQRARLSHFRTKDGVEVDAVLETPDGRVVGIEVKAGANVRTEDLRGLRLLADTVGDQFIAGYVLYTGQQTLPFGDKIRAVPLDALWRVAP